The Meles meles chromosome 15, mMelMel3.1 paternal haplotype, whole genome shotgun sequence genome contains the following window.
GAAAATCAAGACTACGTTTCCATCATTAATTCAACAGTTatgattgagcacctactatataaTCAGAAGCACTGGCTTTTTGTCAGTGTTTTGGCAAGGAATGGGACACctgccttatatattttttaggggaggaggggcagaaggagagggagagagacaatcccaagcaggctccatgctccagCATACCTGCCTTGTTGAAGAGGCTTAATAGGAATGCCACACAGAGAGTGATGTGCCAGAGCACCAAACTTAAGGAAGTACTACTCATTCTTGGTACCATGCAGTGCTGACCCGTAGTTGCATGACCCTGAAAATGAGTGCCTCCTTCATTTTGCACCCGAGGAATCTGTCTTGCCTCACTTTagtccctactctgctgcatTTATAGGTAAAACACGTTAAGTTCATAGTTACCAAGGTCAGTATTGATTTTTATGTGTTGAATCATTTTAACCATCTTGTTTTGACTTCCTCTTgggtcatctttctttttttacagaactGTATTGCTGTTGATAAGAATTATCCTTGAATATTGCCAGTGTGTGGACAATATCCCATCTGTTACTACTGACATGCTTACTCGTCTGTCGGATTTATTGAAGGTGTGTATGATTTCACTCTGTGATGGAAAAATAGTTGAAAGAAGTAATTCATTAGGGTCTGACCAGTCTTCAAACTAAGACATTTCAAGGTTAAGTTATCTTTAAGACATTAATTTTGTGACATTTAATTGTGGTAGAATCACAACATGTTACTGGAAGAAGGCCGCCTACTTCCTTCTCACTTTTAGTGATTCCTCATTATATCCATAGAGTTGTTAATGACATTGGAGACAGGAGATGATTTGTTCGTTAGGTGCTGAACATGACTGAGGCCACTTAGGTCAAAAAACCTGGACTGGTTTCAAATGTGCATGGAAGGAATTCACTGAACTTTACAAAATTCATCTCACTAAGGTTAGAGATTTTTCTTAAATCATTCTTTTAGAACCATtgatgtaaaatgaaaatgtggagaTAATCTTATTCAGCCATTTCATTTTAACAGGTATTTTTAACTGCTAGTATAAAGAAaattagacattttttccaaatgtcTAATCAGTTAATTCTGCCCCCAAATTGAGTTGTTATATTTTAGTCCAGAAAGATTTTGTTACCCTTTTGAAAATAGGACCTTCCAGTATGAATGACTAAAActgaaattgtttttttattaaagtataattaacatatagtatgttTCAGTGAAACTGAACTAGTTTTATGAATGCAGATTAAAGATTAACTTCTGAACAATTGTTTTTTagaatttcacttttttcccacCAGACAATAAATATTAACATCATCCCTTTTTCTGTCATTACATAAATAGGTCCTAATTGCTCCTACTAGAAAATCCATTTGGTCCTTgaatgagaggaaagaggaatgtATTTTTAGAACTGTAGACACATTACCAGAATatatagaataatttttaataaattgttgggcttttttttctccttcctttgttAGTACTTCAATTCAAGAAGTTGCCAGTTAGTTCTCGGAGCTGGTGCACTGCAAGTTGTTGGACTAAAAACAATAACTACAAAAAATTTGGGTATggattcttgcttttttttttttttaatattttatttatttatttgacagagagagaggtcacacgtaggcagagaggcaggcagagagagagggagaaacaggctccccactgagcagagagcccgatgcggggcttgatcccaggaccctgagatcatgacctgagccgaaggcagaggcttaaaccactgagccacccaggcgcccctggattctTGCTTTTAATCACATGCTTAGATTTTACGGTGAGGTCACCattctcattgtgtttttattatacCTGATGTTCTTATGACTCTAATTAAAGGCTCTAAAAGTAGCAAATGTGATTCATCTTCTATGTATTACCATAACTGAAAAAATTAACTTCTGGGGAAATGTTAGGAAGAACTTCCACTCTAACAAATACAAGTTATTTGGAAGTTGCACCACTATAGAAAATGTTAAGATGTAGTGAGTATGAGGTGCTTTGAGGTGAAAGGAATCTGAATGTCGGAAGAGAATCAGTTTTCCCTTAAGCTTCCTCTTGTCAGTAATACCAATAACTTGAGTTCATTGGGAAAAGCAGCATGTTTGCTACATTACTCAGtaccaaataatttaaaaaaaattttttttatttatttgagagcactcaagcaggaaggggcagagagggggagagaaagaatctgaagcagactccccactgagcacggagcccaatgtggggctcaaccacgaccatgagatcatgacctgagccaaaaccaggagtcagacgcccaactgactgagacagctAGGCGCTCCCCAAATCATTTTCTTAACCAAAGTGAAATAATGTTGCTTTGTGCTGTGTGTTCTTCATTAATGAAATAAACTGTAGGAAACTAATTGAcagtttttgtttaatttgatATTTAAACTCAACTAATACCGTTTTTTGTTTCTCCCTGATATATTCACTTCCTGGATCTTCAGCTCTTTCTTCACGTTGTTTGCAGTTAATTGTGCACTACATTCCTGTGATCAGGGCTCATTTTGAAGCTCGACTTCAGCCTAAGCAGTATAGCATGCTTAGGCATTTTGATCATATCACTAAGGTACTTTTCCTTAGATTTTCTACTGGAGTTTCATAATTGCTAAGTATTTTTTAGATGTGTCCCAGGGACTTTAAAATACAGTGTTCTTTCTCATTACAGGACTACCATGACCACATTGCTGAAATATCAGCCAAGCTTGTAGCGATAATGGATAGCTTATTTGACAAGCTATTATCTAAGGTAAATGATTTATGGAAATTATTAGGCATTGTTTAAAGGCATTGTGCCTTTTCGCAGTTGTCTAATCAGGCAAATTCATCAGGGTTTAGAAAAACTCAATAAAATGTTCAGATTGCCCAAATAATGGGTAATCATATCCTAAGGGGGCCggaagggggcaggagggagattattttaagaatgaaagaaacCCTAtgcagaaataattttatatgagCTGCATCGACAAATATGGGCCTTCTTCAAACTAGGTTTTTGTCTGAAAGTCTTCCAGAGAATTGAgagaaaaaagatcaaaatagaaaaaaaggtaaattatttCTGATAAGGTATGTTCTTTATTTTCCAGACTGCAGTGGCAGAGTCTGAGGTGCTCTATTATTTCCCTCATAGATAATCAGTTTTAGtatctgttttctgtttgctttctattctgaatgggtCATTAAAAGAAGCAATGGTTTCCAGTGAATCCTCTATTACACTGGAGGGTAACTTTAGAAAAATAGAATCCTCTGTTACACTGGAGGGTAACTTtagaacaaattaatatttatgattacattttcttCCATAATATATAGCAAAAATCTTTAAACCTttaacagaaaatacatttttttgaaaaagcaaataTTCGTACATTTTAATTCCACCACTAAAGGAATATCCTGTACACAATTTTGAGAATAGTTGATGTCTTTAAGATGGATATTTTACaatttcagtaaaaaaaatacatgaagctgCTGCTGTCACAGGTCACTGTAGTAAAAAGATATAAATGCAATACCGTGTCGTAGAAACAATATATATATCCTCTGATATTTTACAAACTTTGTACTAAATTAAATTATACAATTAGAAAAGACCAATAAACCCACTTATTAGTgccaattttttataaaaaaaaatcagccatgtCCTTGCTATATCTTAAATACTGTAAGAGGCCATATCTGAgagtatactttaaaatatacagtCAGTATAAAATAACTTTGTGCTTGGTTGGCAAATGAAAAATGATGcaggttttatttttgtaaccAAGCTTGAATGTATCCTTactataagctttaaaaaaaaaaaaaaatctcaaggagGTGAAAAAAAACTCCCCCTTGGGCTCGTGCATTTTAACTtgtagggttcttttttttttttttttttccttttttagttagCCATGACAGGCTGGAATTGCTGGTTAGAATACTGCATGTTATTTAAGCTAAAATTCAAGCCATCTACAAAAGACTTCTCGTTGAGGCCTCCATAGGCCGCAAACACATCAAAGGCATTACTGTACTGGAGAGGACTGAGGTTAAGGGGGCTGTCACCTGGGAACATTCCATTGGTACTACTACCTTGACCCTGCATGttaggaaaaataaattccttgGCATTGGGAGAAAGAGCGGAGGCTTTCtgctgcggctgcggctgcggtggtggtggtggcggtggcggcTGGGAgggttgctgctgctgctggggctgctgctggcTGCCCAGGCCGAGCCCGTACAGAGAGTGCATTGAGGAAGAGATGGCTTTCTGCTTCAAGAGGTCATTCACATTCAAGCCGAGGTTGATAGGAGAAGTACGTGCAACCTTGTTGCTGCGGCCACTATTCTTCATTTTGGTGGAGCTGAACTTGGTGGCAGCAAAAGTGGCAGTGGTAAAGGTTAAAGGCTGAGTGGACCTGATATATCCCAGTGGACCGGGATATATCACTTTATCAGACCTAGTCACTTTTGCCCCATCCTTTACTCTTTTCATCCCCTAAGTTCAACACCTATCTTAGGAAGAAAGCAGAAATTTCATAACTTAGAATTTTCAAGGTTTATTTAGTTTATATGTGCATGGTTGAGAGTATATTTAGGGTAATCATCAACCCAGGCACTTTGGTATGCTTTTCTGCCGCTTGCATTCTTCAGGATTCTAAGTAGGCAGGAGCAAAAGCATGTGAAAATCATaaaagtgcaaggtgaagcagtGCCCATTCACAGAGATTAGATGTGGGCTGTATCTTTGAAGATGACAGTGAGAAAAGAGTCCTTGGAAAATAAGATTGCATTTGTTTAATCGTTCTCAAATGTTTTGGTCACAGGACctctttatacttaaaaataattgcaGATGCCAAAGAACTTTTATTCATGCAAATTTTACCTATTAGTAAGTACCAtactagaaattaaaactaagaaaaatttaaaacacaagaaTACACAAACACATGGCCATCAGAACAATAACATTGttgaaagtcatttaaaaatctcCATTCTTTAAACATGAGAGAATGAGTGTGATGAAGTAATAGTATAATAGTATTATGAAAATGGTTTTTACGTCACAGATTCCCACAAAGAGTCTCTGactcccaggtgtccccacacaACACTTTGAGAATGCTGGGTGTAGTTGATACATAACATAGATATTTTATGCTTTTAAGAAGCTTAAGGAATTTATATTTGTGTGCAGACATACCTATATTATGCTGTACCTGTTAAATTAGTTTCCAGTTTTGTATAGAGAAAAATGATTGTTTAggaattctctattttttttaattaacatataatgtattattagccccaggggtacaggtctgtgaatcgccaggtttatacacttcacagcactcaccatagcacataccctccccaatgtccataatccaaccaccctctccctaccctcctccccccaagcaatcctcattttgtttcctgagaatgagagtctcttacagtttgtctccctcccgatcccatcttgtttcatttattcttttcctaccccccaaacccaccatgttgcttctcgacttcctcatatcagggagatcatatgatagttgtctttctctgattgacttactttgctaagcataataccctctagttccatccacatcgttgcaaatagcaagatttcatttcttttgatggctgcatagtattccattgtgtgtgtgtgtgtgtgtgtgtgtgtgtgtgtgtgtatatatataccacttctttatccattcatctgttgatgg
Protein-coding sequences here:
- the LOC123925515 gene encoding protein Tob1-like — protein: MKRVKDGAKVTRSDKVIYPGPLGYIRSTQPLTFTTATFAATKFSSTKMKNSGRSNKVARTSPINLGLNVNDLLKQKAISSSMHSLYGLGLGSQQQPQQQQQPSQPPPPPPPPQPQPQQKASALSPNAKEFIFPNMQGQGSSTNGMFPGDSPLNLSPLQYSNAFDVFAAYGGLNEKSFVDGLNFSLNNMQYSNQQFQPVMAN